The stretch of DNA GAGGGTCACCACTTCAAAGCTGGCTGTTCTGTGTGCAGTCTGTGtatgtggcgggggggggggggggtttatcTCAGCCTTTGGGTGGAGAGGCAGAGGTTTTCTGTGGACAAATGGCGAAAGCTCCTTGAGCAGAGTACAAAGGCCCAGAGACAGGATCAATGCTAGCATTTGAGGTTCTGGGTGGAGTTCTTGTGATTGGGGGATGAAGCAGTCAGTAAGGCTCAGTTCAGGTCCTGGGCCAGGGAGGATGCTGGCCTCTTCCAGGGCATGTATTGCCCTGGCTGCGTGTGGACAAGAGTTTGCAAGGCCAAAAAGGAGTCCCTCAAAGAGGATGCTGTGTGCATCAGGACAAAGAGGCTGAACTAGGCAGCGTGAGGGGCGAGGCGTTCTGGCTGATCTCGAACGGTAGAGGCACAGGGTCGCTGATGGATTAGACCCGATCAAATGTAACCCTTGAGACTGATGACCTTCATCGTCAGAATTCATCCCAGTGAATCCCAGAAACCCAGGCCCAGTGATGTCGCTAAGAATGGGTGAGCAGGGAGCTCAGGAGTAGGGGGCCAGCCAGGGTCCAAGGAAGACAATCAGGAGCCTTAACAAAAGCACAGAGCTCACTGGGAGAGCTCCACCCCAAGGCACTGAGTGCCCAGCTGGGCCTGTACTAATACAACAGGAATAAAAGGTAGAGCAGGAGGACTCTGTGACCGGCTGCCACAGGAAACCCCAAACAGCAGTGGCGGGTGCCATGCACCTGCTCGGTTAGCCTGCTTCAGGGCACTGGGAGGCCCAGCTATGGGACAGTCCAGCCTGGcagaacaggaaggagagaatggtGTGGTCCATGGCTAGCGTGTGGTGCCCGTGAGTGTGGAAGGAAGCTTAGGGTGTATCGCCCTCCTGACCTCATCTTTGTGAGGAGGAAGCAGGAATGGCAGCTTACAGGGTCCTAGTGAGAGCTTCTGCCCAGCCTTCTCATGGGGGCCTAGACTGCATCCCCTCTGCCCCTGGCTCCTGCAGGGGTGGCAGCCTCCTCTGCCTAGCTTCCCTGTTGCCCCTGAAGCTGCCTGGTAGAGCCCATGTGGCACTGACTCCTGGGGGACTGCCGGGGAGCCGCTGCCTCCGGCTAGGCTAACTCGGCTGCTCCCCAAGAGGAGCTGCTGATTGAGCGGGTGTCGCACGCTGGCATGATCAACCCCGAGGACCGCTGGAAGAGCCTGCACTTCAGCGGCCACGTGGCACACCTGGAGCTGCAGATCCGAGTACGCTGTGACGAGAACTACTACAGTGCCACCTGCAACAAGTTCTGCCGGCCCCGGAACGACTTCTTCGGCCACTACACCTGCGACCAGTACGGCAATAAGGCCTGCTTAGATGGCTGGATGGGCAAGGAATGCAAAGAAGGTGAGGGGTCTGTCTCCCAGTGTGGGGATGGGAATGGGCACGGGGCAGGGCTAGCAGGCTGGCTGCAGCcgtgcctctctctgcccctctgttcCAGCCGTGTGTAAACAAGGATGTAATTTGCTCCACGGGGGATGCACTGAGCCTGGGGAGTGCAGGTGAGCACCATGCCTGCCCTTCCCTTCTTCACCCGAGCTGCTGTCAAGCCTGCAGCAGCTGGGGCACCCTGTGGGCTTTAGTAGGCCATGGAGTATGTGCTTCATGCCAGGTGTCCGCCACACAGGAAGTCAGAAGCTAGAGAGCTGGACTGGAACCCTGCCCTTACAAAGCATGTGGCCACTAAGGGGGCAGTGCTGTCCTGAGCATGTGGCATGTCTCGTGACAGTTTCTCCGTGGGACAGCTAGAAAGGGACAAGGGAGGGTGGCCAGGTAGTCACATCACCAAGAAGCAGAGGCtaaggggtgtgtgtgcacgtgcgtgcattTGTACACTtgtgtgcgtgcacgcatgtGCAAGCGTGTGGGTGCGTGTGCACATGCGTTTGTGCGCATGCAagcccgtgtgtgtgtgcgtttgtgcatatttgtgtacatgcacgtgtgcacaagtgtttgtgcacatgcaagtgtgtgtgtatgtgtgtggtgagcatgtgtgtaatgtgtgtatgtggcgtgcatgcatgcatatatgtatgaacaCTATATAAATGTGAGGAGTCTGTGCCCAGTAGGTCACGGTGGTGTGCTAGTGGGAGAGACTGACATGATTCTGCAGAGAGAGGCTTTGGGGAAAAGGGGCCCTCTCGAGAGAGGCTGCGGGGACACACACAGTGTGGCTCTGAGGAAGAAGGGATATGGGAAAGCGATGGGCcagtggggtggagggtgggctgGACCTGCAGACATTCTCAGGAGCAGGGATTTGATGATGAGTTTGATACAGGAGTGAGAGTGTGTGGTCAAGCAAACCTGCTAGCTTGACTCACTAACCCGTGGAGCTGTGGTGACTGAGGTAGAGATGGCTGTGGGAGGGGCAAGTTAGTGTGTGCAGCACGGGGGTGCATTGGACAGGCCTGGCTTAAGGCAACACAGCGTGTGGCAGCCAGGTATGTTTACAGTCCACGGTCAGGGACAGGGGGCCATCTTGCAGCCTAGAGTAGCATAGGAGCCATTGGGTCTCGTGAAGTATTATGGAGGTGAGATCAAGTTAGTGGGGTTGAGGACAGAGAGGGGCAAAGGTTGACACCTCAGGGTATGTGAGTTGGGGAGTTGGCCTGGGGGGTAGAGGGTGGAGGAAAGGGTTGGAGGTGAGTGTCTCAGGCTGGGAGAGGCACAGCAGTAGGCCCGCCAAGCCCCTCCTGCCATCCTGTTCTCGCTGTCCCTAGGTGCCCTCTGAGCAATGGGTATGCCTCGTGTGTGTTTTCAGATGAGGACAGTGAGGCACATGTACTGTTTGGTCTGGAGGGGATGGCCAGGGAGTGGGGTCTTGAGATGTGCTGGGGGCGGGGCTATGGTGTCATTGCCCTGGGTGGTGACAGGCTCAGCAGCTAGGCTGGTCCCTGGGCAGAAAGAGATGGATGTGCAGTGGAGACGTCCCAGGTGCCACTTGCACACTGGTTTCAGACAGGCTTGGCAGGACTCAAGGTAGCGAGAGGAGGAGTACCTGGCTAGCTTCTTGCTCCAGGAGCCACATCCTAggaggggggtggggatgggataggcagCAGAAATTGTCCATGTGGATAGCTCTCTGCCCGGCATAGTCTTACACAGCCTGGCTCTGAGCAGTGTGCTGGAACTGGGTGTGGCTTCTGGGCAGAGGCACCCCACTAGTGGTAAACACAGGAGCCTACCGTGTGGGTCAAGGTGTATTACGTTATCTTGTGGGCTGTACCAGCATCCACTGTGGTCATTGCTGGAGGGAGATGAAAGACGGGTTGACTTCCCTGCAGTGCAGGACGGCTGCGGGTAGGCACACAGACAGGAACACTGGGGAAGAAAGCAAGGGTAGGGGGCAGTAGGTGAGTGCCACCCGCCTCTCCCTGAGCTGGAGGGTGAGGCCAAATGGCCTCCTGCTGTCCAAAGCTCAGGTTTCAGCAGAGGACACCCCTCCCCAACCGGATGCTACTGCGGAGATGGCTGCGCTTTCCTGCCACCCTCCCCAGGCCCTGGAAAGCTGGCAGGAAAGCCACAAGGTGGGGTCTGGTGTGGGATGGCCCGCCCAGGGCGGAGAACCTGCCCATGGGACTCACAGGGCCTGGGCTCAAAGCTAGCCTTGGTGTTCCTTGGTGGGTGATCCAAGGCTGGTCACTGCCCAGTCTCGACTCCCCGTATCACCTGGAGAGAAGACACCCAAGTAGACATGGGAGGCCAGACCTGCCTTGGACGTTCTGGGCTGGATCCTAGaaccagcctcagtttccctatgtGAGCCTGGGTGAGCCGGGCTGATAACTGCCTGTGTGCGTGGCTCCAGAGCAGCTCAGGAAGGGCTGTGGTTTTTCCTTCTATAAAAATAACTCCTGTGGCGGGTGTCAGCGTGGAAGTGACGTGGCCTGCACGTCATTCCTGCCCCACAGGACCTTAGCCTTTAAGGAAGGGGCCCCCAGAGTCTTGTCCAGGACCCAGAGGGCAGCTCACTGGAGCCCTGTACTCTCTCACCTGCTGGCTCTGTGCTGGCCACCTACTTAGATCAAGAGTGACTCCCCAGAGGCAACACTAATCCACAGTGTGGTCAGAGTCAGGGTTTAAGATTATGGCCTCTGATGAGATCTTCGGATCTACATTTTGGGCTCAGCCCCACTCGGTGTGGCCCTCCCATAGGGCTGGCTAGGCAGACCATGGGTTGCACTTTCCTAGGAGTCAGAGAAGCATCTGCCCTTGAGTAGCAATGAGGATATGGGCGGCACCCAAGGTCACAGAGCCCTTGGACCGGGCAGGGTAGCCAGGATCTCTCCTGATGCCTCTTCATCCTTCTCAGATCCCGGTTGCTGCTGTGTCCCCAGCAGCACCTGGTGAGCAGCACCTGGCACTAAACCCTTGGGCCTCCCCCGGCTGGGCCTTCCTTCCAGGCGCCTGCTTGTGGGGCCTGGCTCAGAGCTGAGTCCTAGAATAGCTCAGGGGGGAGTGACGGGACAGCTGGACAGACCATCTCGGCCAGTGGCCGGGAATGCCCGTGACAGCGAGACTGGCCAGCGAGCCATAACCCCTGCTTAGTTCAGAGCTGTTCTCCAGGGCCAAGACCCGGTAGGGGTGGCCTGCACTTCTGTGCCTGCCTCCTGTACCCCTTACCCATCTGCCCAGCTCACGACCTCGTTGCTCGGTCCCCCAGGTGCAACTACGGCTGGCAGGGCAAGTTCTGTGACGAATGTGTCCCCTACCCTGGCTGCGTGCATGGCAGCTGTGTGGAGCCCTGGCACTGTGACTGTGAGACCAACTGGGGTGGCCTGCTCTGTGACAAAGGTAGATGGTGGTCAGTGGGCAGGGCTAGGCCATAGCTCTGAAGCTGGGCCCATCCCTGAGAGCCCTACCCTTGTGCCCAGACCTGAACTACTGTGGCAGCCACCACCCCTGTGTCAACGGGGGTACCTGTATCAACGCTGAGCCTGACCAATACCTCTGCGCCTGTCCAGATGGCTACTTGGGCAAGAACTGCGAGCGGGGTACGTTGGAATGCTGTCTCTCAGGGAGCCTGGCTGAGCCCGTTTTTCACTGCCTCGTACAGTGGGCCATGAACTCTGAGTACCCCCATGAACTCTGAGTCTGGTGTACTTGGGGAGGAGTGCTTGAGTTCTGTGGGCATCAATCCACGCATACTCTGGTTCTGCAGCTGAGCACGCCTGTGCCTCCAACCCGTGTGCCAACGGGGGCTCTTGCCACGAAGTGCCGTCTGGCTTTGAGTGCCACTGTCCATCGGGATGGAGTGGACCCACCTGTGCGCTCGGTGAGTGTCTGGGGGCTTCACAAGGTAGGAGTGGGCAGCACTTTGGGGTGTGGACACAGCGGTTGAATCCACGGCACAGCGGACACCCTGGCCAAACGACAGTTGGTTCTTGCTGCTTTTACATGGGACTGTGCCTCCCTGCTGCAGACTGAGACCCCCGTGTACTGCGTGTGTCCCTACTCGACGGCTATGCAGTTACCCTCATCGTGTTCCATGCCCTCTGTCCGTGGGTCTCGGCTAACTAGACATGATCCCACATTGACTGGCCAAGGCCTGTACCCGTTGACTTCGACCTCCCATTTGCTGGCCACACctttacccttctctctctctctctctacaccccaccccctcccGCAGACATCGATGAGTGCGCCTCTAATCCATGTGCAGCGGGTGGCACCTGTGTGGATCAGGTGGACGGCTTCGAGTGCATCTGCCCGGAGCAGTGGGTGGGGGCTACTTGCCAGCTGGGTAAGGGCTCCCTGGGGGCTGTCTGTGCATGGGTTGTATGCTGTGCATGcggctgtggctgctgctgctggcactGCTGGGGCTGCGGGTGCCAGGTGCAGGGCCCAGTGGGTGAGTGGGGCCCGAGCCCCACAGCTCCCTTGTCTCATTCACAGACGCCAATGAGTGTGAAGGGAAGCCGTGCCTTAATGCTTTTTCTTGCAAAAACCTGATTGGCGGCTATTACTGTGATTGCCTCCCGGGCTGGAAGGGCAGCAACTGCCACATCAGTCAGTATGGGTGGGCGGCGCaggtgggtggggctggggagcaCAGAGGGCTCCACTGACCCCACCCGCGTGCCCTTCTGCCTCTAGACATCAACGATTGCCATGGACAGTGTCAGCACGGGGGCACCTGCAAGGTAAGGAGGCTGCCACATGGCCCGCCAAGTCTGGGAGTGTGGAGGGTGGCTGGAGGGGATCGGGGGTGGGGTTGTCCAAGGcttgctcacccacccacctgtcCACACACCTAGGACCTGGTAAATGGGTACCAGTGTGTGTGCCCACGGGGCTTTGGAGGCCGTCACTGCGAGTTGGAGTACGACAAGTGTGCCAGCAGCCCCTGCAGTCGGGGTGGCATCTGCGAGGACCTGGTGGATGGCTTCCGCTGCCACTGCCCGAGGGGCCTCTCTGGGCTGCACTGTGAGGTAGTAACTGAGAGGGGCTTTTGTGGGAGCTACCTCACACTGTGCTGGGAACGCTATCTGGGTGGGTCCTCTGCATCTCCAAAGCCAAGCTTGCTCCTTGTCTCAGCAATCTTACATGCTTCACTCCCTCTATGGGACCACACAGAGGGGAAGCTTGCAAGAAGACCCCTAAAGGCAGAATCATGTATTTGATGACATGGGGTCATCATGGATCAAGGGTGGGCCTGGGGAGAAGCAGGTGACTTTTCTCAGGGCTGTTACCCTGACCCCTATTGGATGGTCTCCCTTGTCCTGAGCTAAACATGGTTTCGCTCTGGCCCTGTGGACTTCTTAGTGGCCTGTGGCAGAGGCCTGGCTTTGGGTCCCTGGAATACAGTGGTGACGGCTGTAGGAAGGACCTCTCTTGGCTCTGAGGGCAGCCTGGCAACATGGGGGTCAGAAGCTGGCCTTCCTGCCGGCAGGAGGAGCCAAGGCCGGATGCTGTCTGTGGGAGCCAGAGGAAGCTTGGCTGCTGTGGAGGCGAGGGCGGCAGGAGGGGGCTGGTGGCCCACAGGTGTTTCCGTCCAGCTGATGGTGCTCGGACATTCTCGGGTGGGCGGGAGCTTCAAGCTCAGCTTGGCACTGCCGGGTCTGAGGCAGAGAGGCCTGGTTGTCTATGCTAAACAGTGCTTCTGTGTAGAGCTAGACACTCACAAATGCCCTTTAAAACCTGCAGGTGgacacagatctctgtgaaccAAGCCCCTGCCTCAATGGTGCTCGCTGCTACAACCTTGAGGGTGACTACTACTGCGCCTGCCCAGAAGACTTTGGTGGCAAGAATTGCTCCGTGCCCAGGGAGACGTGCCCTGGAGGGGCATGTAGAGGTGAGGGATGCAGCCCTTCAGGCAGGGTGGGTACCCAGGTGGAGATGGGTCCGATCCCTGTCCATCTCTTTCCCACAGTGGTCGACGGCTGCGGGTTCGAGGCAGGGTCCAGGGCACGTGGTGTTGCGCCCTCTGGCATATGTGGCCCTCACGGGCACTGTGTCAGCCTGCCTGGGGGAAACTTCTCCTGCATCTGTGACAGCGGCTTCACAGGCACTTACTGCCATGAGAGTGAGTGGTGTGCAGAGTTGGTGGGGTGGGGCAAGCCGGCCAGCCACAGCGACAGCTCACCTAACCTCTTCCGCAGACATCGACGACTGCATGGGCCAGCCCTGCCACAACGGGGGCACGTGCATTGACGAAGTGGATTCCTTCCGCTGCTTCTGCCCCAGTGGCTGGGAAGGCGAGCTCTGTGATATCAGTGAGTCTGCACCCCCCACCTTACCTGGACTGCCCCCCTGGCTAAGGCCTGGCTCCACCCCTGTGTCCTACTCAGCACTGCGTGCATGGGCCTGAAGTCATGGGGTGGAATCCCAGGCTCCCATGTGCTTGGGCCCAGCTCTTGCTCTTCTCCGTGAAGCCCTCCCCAGCGCCGGTGACCCCCGCTGACCGGCGTCCTCCCCCCAGATCCCAACGACTGCCTCCCCGACCCCTGCCACAGCCACGGCCGCTGCTATGACCTGGTCAATGACTTCTACTGTGCTTGTAACGATGGCTGGAAGGGCAAGACCTGCCACTCACGTAAGTGCCTGGGGTCCCTGCAAACGAGTGGAGGGGCTGCCTGCCAGGACCCTGCTGTGGTCAGTGCATCCCACCCACTGAGCGGCCGCGTGCTTGCAGGTGAGTTCCAGTGTGACGCCTACACCTGCAGCAACGGTGGCACATGCTATGACAGCGGCGACACCTTTCGCTGCGCGTGCCCTCCAGGCTGGAAGGGCAGCACCTGCACCATCGGTAAGCACCCTACCCAAGCCCTAGGCTGCCTGCCCCAGCCATGTTGGGGTCTACCCAGACATCACACGaagtcctctctccctccttgcaGCCAAGAACAGCAGCTGTGTGCCCAATCCCTGTGTGAACGGAGGCACCTGTGTGGGCAGCGGAGACTCTTTCTCCTGCATCTGCCGGGATGGCTGGGAGGGCCGCACCTGCACACATAGTGAGCTGGAGGGGCTTCAGGTGGGGGAGGCCTGTGGGTTCTGCTTAACCTCACTCGgttccccatcccctcctccaactTCCTTCTCCTTCGCCTACCCACCTCACACCCAGAGACCTGCTCTGCCATTTTGTAATTAATTCAGCCCCTACACCAGACCTGCAGGGTCCTTCCACCTCCCCTGATCCACCACTCTGCAGTCTACGGCTGCTGCTAAGACACGGGTCCCATTCCAACTATAGCCCCCACTCCCAGTGGCTTCCCTTGGGGTCCTAGGCCTTCCTGGCACTTCTCCTCTGGCCGTGCCAGGCTGGTATGGTGGACAGGATGGTGTCTACCCGCGAGCCTCAGACACAAAGATGTGCTGCAAAGTGTGCTGGGCAAGTGTGTGCGAAAATAACCACCCTGTCTTTCCCCTTAACTTCAGACACCAACGACTGCAACCCTCTGCCCTGGTGAGTGGCGACCCAGGAGGCTGGTGGGGGGCAGGGTCCATCATGGGGGACCCCTTATGGCCACCCTCTCCCTTGCAGCTATAACGGAGGCATCTGTGTTGACGGCGTCAACTGGTTCCGCTGCGAGTGTGCGCCTGGCTTTGCGGGTCCTGACTGCCGTATCAGTAAGCAGCCTAGGTGGATAGAAGGGGGCTGGGGTTTGCTTAGGGCTCTCTCCTGACAGCCTCAGTGTCAAGAGCTGGGGCATATAAACATCCATCTCCTCGTAAATGAGGTGGCCACAGCTCTCTCTTGCCTCCCATTTGCATGTCTGTGTCCTATGGACGCCTAGTTCCTTCCTGAAGAGCCAGTTGCATCTTGGGAAGAGGGTGGACTGCTCATACTCTGActgtgaggatgtctctgtggatgTAGCCACCtcagagagtagagcacagagcTCCCTGCATGCGCACAGCCCAGAGGCAGTAGAGGAGAGTAAGGGCCTGAGGGTTAGAAGGCTTCAGGCTGGCAAAGTGACAACCTAGGTAGCTGTGGGTCAGGTGGCCTGAGGTACAACCTTCcagctaccccccccccccccgccttgcTCACACGCTGGTCCCTGTGTGGGGTGCACAGCCCTCAGAACACAGCCGCTCTCCTTGCAGACATCGATGAGTGCCAGTCCAACCCCTGTGCCTATGGAGCCACGTGCGTGGATGAGATCAATGGGTACCGCTGTAGCTGCCCACCAGGTCGTTCTGGACCCAGATGCCAGGAAGGTAGGCTGACTGTGGTCGTGGTCAGGGCGTGGACCACATCCACCCTCCAGAGTTTGGATACTCTGTTTGAGCCTCCTCCTTCTCACCACAGTGGTCATATTCACAAGACCCTGCTGGTCCCGGGGCGTGTCCTTCCCGCACGGGAGTTCCTGGGTAGAGGACTGCAACAGCTGCCGCTGCCTGGATGGCCACCGGGATTGCAGCAAGGTGGGGCAGCTCCTCCTCCACCCCTCTTGCACTCTGACCCTGAGTCATCTGAGCCTTTAGGCTTACTCAGCTATCGACTGGTACAGGGGTGGGGGTGTAGGTTGATAAGGCTACCCACTTCTGAGGGCTATCCTAGAGCAATGAACTGGGAGGGTTCTTGGGCCTGCCTCTCTTCTCGGTCCATTCCCGGGCTCTGCTTAGCTTTCTATTTTGACAGAAAGTCCTTTCTGGAGTGGAGTTTTGCCTGCCTCCCTCAAGCCCCTAGGTGGTAGAGACACTGGCTTGAAACTTACTGACTGGTTCATGTCTTATCTCTGTGGGCTGCCTGTGCCTGACCATGCCTCTCATTCCCATGTGTCTCCTGGGCATGTCTCTTCCAGGTATGGTGTGGACGGAAGCCTTGCCTGCTGTCTGGTCAGCCCAGCACTCTGAGTGCCCAGTGCCCACCAGGGCAGCAATGCCGGGAGAAAGCCGTGGGTCAGTGCTTGCAGCCACCCTGTGAAAACTGGGGGGAGTGTACGGCGGAGGAACCTCTGGCACCCAGCACCCCCTGCCTGCCACGGACCACCCATTTGGACAACAACTGTGCTCGTCTCACGCTGCGTTTCAATCGTGACCAAGTGCCTCAGGTGAGTGATCCCGGGGGACCCGGGATTCCCAGGCATACGCCTAGAATGATAGTCTGCTCATGGCTCAGCTCATGTAGGTCCAGAAGCCCATGGTTATGGAGAGAAATGGCCACCAGTGGGCTCACACGAGAAAGCACTGAGCCTAGATGTTGTTGggcgaaagagagagagagagagagagagagagagagagagagagagagatcgttCAGTCTGGGCTGCTGACATACTGCCGGGGTGCTGGCAGCCACTCTACTTCGGATTACCATTTAAAGGATAGTTCGAGTTTCTGATGTGTCCCATCCTCATTCTCTGGGTGTTTCGAACTAGCCTGCCCATTCCCCAGAACAGAGGAGCTTGGAACTCATGATGCTTGTTCGCCAACTCCTACTTCCTCCAAGCTCCTCCCATTGCCTCAGACAGACTGGGTCAGGAGCAGGGTAGGCTCCCACTATTCCTCTTCTGCTCCCAGGATGGAGCCCCCCATTAGCAGAGAGATGAGTGGCCTCAGATCATGGCCCTCGGCCCCGCTAACCTGTTGCTTGCCTGCCCAGGGCACCACAGTGGGCGCTATCTGCTCTGGAATCCGAGCCTTGCCTGCCACCAGGGCAGCGGCACGAGACcgcctcctgctgctgctctgtgATCGCTCATCCTCAGGGGCCAGTGCCGTGGAGGTGGCTGTGGTGAGTGTGGGCGGGGACCCATCCTGAACAGGCCTCTAAACCCTCAGTGGCTGTGACAGTCTAGCATCTTTCGAGACAGTGGCAGACTTGAGGACGGGAGGCATTTACACAGTGAAATGCAGACCCGGGGATTTGGCATCCCTCTGGGCACCTTCCCAGCTGAGTGGGGCTGGATGGGAAGCTGTATCCACATGGACCGCACCAGGAGGGTAGGGCCACAGCTGTAAGAGAAGACCACCACGCTTTTCAGGTGGTCACTGACAGTCCATGGGGTCAGCTGCTTGGTGGGAAGGCAACAAGGATGTGAGTTTGTATTTTATCGTGAGGAATGTTCTAGAGCCCAGTGGGACTAACAGGGAGATTGTTGTGGTGAGGCAGTGCTGGCTGTGTGTTACGGAAGGTAGGGTTGGACGGAGGCATTGACAGGTCCAGGGCAGAGATGACAGGATGGGTACCAGGCTAGTTATTGGGAAATAGGTTTCATACGTGGCATGAACCAGTGACTTCCAGGACTCCTGGCTCAGCCGTACAGCACATGTCACTCCTTTTGCCTGGCTTCTGAAGCCGTGGATATTGGCTCTTGGAGAGATCCCCGCCTGGCATGTGTGGAAGGAGCGTAGGAGAGGATGCTCTGGACCTCTCAGATGTGGATCTCTGAAAGTGGTAGCCATGGAGGTCAGGGTGAGGGCAGACCACCTAGGTCAGGCAGGGTGGAGGTTagcaaaagggaggggagggcagaagaTCAAGGTAGCCTTGTGACATGTGGTGATGGCAGGGTGCagtattcagagagaggggagaagagaagatggcTTGGGTGCAGGCTGGATGCCAGCACAGAGTTGTGGGGCTGGTATTGTTTGTGTAGCTCTTCAGGCACAGATCTGGGGGCTGAGTGAACTGAGAAAGGCCAGCGGTCCCCATACAGGATGCAGGGGTTTGACAGTGGGTATGCCGCTACATCAAGATCTAGCTTCACCGGAGCTCCCCATTTCTTGGTCTCAAAGCCCTTTGAGGTCCTTGCCACGTGTAGCGCAGCCCTGATTCAGCTCTACCCATGGCAGCCCTCTGTACATCTGGCTAGGACCTGATCAGGGTTTGGCTAGTAGCTAGGACAGGCTCCTGGGATGTAGGAAGAGTCCCTTTGGACTGTCCCCCAGTATCATCCCCTGCCACAGTCTTTCAGCCCTGCAAGGGACCTGCCTGACAGCAGCCTGATCCAGAGCACAGCCCACGCCATCGTGGCTGCCATCACTCAGAGAGGAAATAGCTCACTGCTGCTGGCTGTCACCGAGGTCAAGGTGGAAACAGTTGTTATGGGTGGCTCTTCCACAGGTAAGCTGGGGTGGTGGGGGCTCCCAGACTCGAGACCAGTGGGAATCTGCAGTTGCTCAGAGGGGTGAGGTGTCTGCTGCCACCTAGCTCCATTCTAGAAACCAGAGTCCCTGCTTGTCCTGTATGGGCACGGCAGGAAGTGTTTACCTCCTCTCCTTCTACCCAGGTCTGCTGGTGCCTGTGCTGTGCAGCGTGTTCAGCGTCCTGTGGCTCGCCTGTGTGGTTATCTGCGTGTGGTGGACACGAAAGCGCAGGAAAGAACGTGAAAGGAGCCGGCTACCACGGGATGAGAGCGCCAACAACCAGTGGGCCCCGCTCAATCCCATCCGTAACCCCATTGAGCGGCCCAGCAGCAGCGGTCTGGGAACTGGGGGCCACAAGGACGTACTCTATCAGTGCAAGAACTTCACGCCGCCGCCCCGCAGGGCAGGCGAGGCACTGCCCGGGCCAGCTGGCCACGGGCCTGGTGGGGAGGACGAGGAGGATGAGGAGCTGAGCCGTGGAGATGGGGACTCCCCAGAGGCAGAGAAGTTCCTCTCACACAAATTCACCAAAGACCCCAGCTGCTCCCTGGGAAGGCCAGCCTGCTGGGCTCCAGGGCCCAAAGTGGACAACCGCGCCGTCAGAAGCACCAAGGATGTACGCTGTGCTGGCAGggagtagcccaggctagcaccCAGAACCCTTGCCTGCCGGCACCACGCTGCCTGCCGGACCACAGGAGGCCAAGGCCGTGTGCatagtttctttattttgtgtaaaaaacaaaaccaaaaaaaacaaaaaacaaatgtttattttttacgTTTCTTTAACCTTGTATAAATTATTCAATGGCTGTCGGGCGGAAAACAGCGGAGTATTCTCGGATCATTGCTATTTTTGTAAAGTTTCCGTGTCCGCACGCAC from Arvicanthis niloticus isolate mArvNil1 chromosome 23, mArvNil1.pat.X, whole genome shotgun sequence encodes:
- the Jag2 gene encoding protein jagged-2 isoform X1, which codes for MRARGWGRLPRRLLLLLVLCVQATRPMGYFELQLSALRNVNGELLSGACCDGDGRTTRAGGCGRDECDTYVRVCLKEYQAKVTPTGPCSYGYGATPVLGGNSFYLPPAGAAGDRARARSRTGGHQDPGLVVIPFQFAWPRSFTLIVEAWDWDNDTTPDEELLIERVSHAGMINPEDRWKSLHFSGHVAHLELQIRVRCDENYYSATCNKFCRPRNDFFGHYTCDQYGNKACLDGWMGKECKEAVCKQGCNLLHGGCTEPGECRCNYGWQGKFCDECVPYPGCVHGSCVEPWHCDCETNWGGLLCDKDLNYCGSHHPCVNGGTCINAEPDQYLCACPDGYLGKNCERAEHACASNPCANGGSCHEVPSGFECHCPSGWSGPTCALDIDECASNPCAAGGTCVDQVDGFECICPEQWVGATCQLDANECEGKPCLNAFSCKNLIGGYYCDCLPGWKGSNCHININDCHGQCQHGGTCKDLVNGYQCVCPRGFGGRHCELEYDKCASSPCSRGGICEDLVDGFRCHCPRGLSGLHCEVDTDLCEPSPCLNGARCYNLEGDYYCACPEDFGGKNCSVPRETCPGGACRVVDGCGFEAGSRARGVAPSGICGPHGHCVSLPGGNFSCICDSGFTGTYCHENIDDCMGQPCHNGGTCIDEVDSFRCFCPSGWEGELCDINPNDCLPDPCHSHGRCYDLVNDFYCACNDGWKGKTCHSREFQCDAYTCSNGGTCYDSGDTFRCACPPGWKGSTCTIAKNSSCVPNPCVNGGTCVGSGDSFSCICRDGWEGRTCTHNTNDCNPLPCYNGGICVDGVNWFRCECAPGFAGPDCRINIDECQSNPCAYGATCVDEINGYRCSCPPGRSGPRCQEVVIFTRPCWSRGVSFPHGSSWVEDCNSCRCLDGHRDCSKVWCGRKPCLLSGQPSTLSAQCPPGQQCREKAVGQCLQPPCENWGECTAEEPLAPSTPCLPRTTHLDNNCARLTLRFNRDQVPQGTTVGAICSGIRALPATRAAARDRLLLLLCDRSSSGASAVEVAVSFSPARDLPDSSLIQSTAHAIVAAITQRGNSSLLLAVTEVKVETVVMGGSSTGLLVPVLCSVFSVLWLACVVICVWWTRKRRKERERSRLPRDESANNQWAPLNPIRNPIERPSSSGLGTGGHKDVLYQCKNFTPPPRRAGEALPGPAGHGPGGEDEEDEELSRGDGDSPEAEKFLSHKFTKDPSCSLGRPACWAPGPKVDNRAVRSTKDVRCAGRE
- the Jag2 gene encoding protein jagged-2 isoform X2, which produces MRARGWGRLPRRLLLLLVLCVQATRPMGYFELQLSALRNVNGELLSGACCDGDGRTTRAGGCGRDECDTYVRVCLKEYQAKVTPTGPCSYGYGATPVLGGNSFYLPPAGAAGDRARARSRTGGHQDPGLVVIPFQFAWPRSFTLIVEAWDWDNDTTPDEELLIERVSHAGMINPEDRWKSLHFSGHVAHLELQIRVRCDENYYSATCNKFCRPRNDFFGHYTCDQYGNKACLDGWMGKECKEAVCKQGCNLLHGGCTEPGECRCNYGWQGKFCDECVPYPGCVHGSCVEPWHCDCETNWGGLLCDKDLNYCGSHHPCVNGGTCINAEPDQYLCACPDGYLGKNCERAEHACASNPCANGGSCHEVPSGFECHCPSGWSGPTCALDIDECASNPCAAGGTCVDQVDGFECICPEQWVGATCQLDINDCHGQCQHGGTCKDLVNGYQCVCPRGFGGRHCELEYDKCASSPCSRGGICEDLVDGFRCHCPRGLSGLHCEVDTDLCEPSPCLNGARCYNLEGDYYCACPEDFGGKNCSVPRETCPGGACRVVDGCGFEAGSRARGVAPSGICGPHGHCVSLPGGNFSCICDSGFTGTYCHENIDDCMGQPCHNGGTCIDEVDSFRCFCPSGWEGELCDINPNDCLPDPCHSHGRCYDLVNDFYCACNDGWKGKTCHSREFQCDAYTCSNGGTCYDSGDTFRCACPPGWKGSTCTIAKNSSCVPNPCVNGGTCVGSGDSFSCICRDGWEGRTCTHNTNDCNPLPCYNGGICVDGVNWFRCECAPGFAGPDCRINIDECQSNPCAYGATCVDEINGYRCSCPPGRSGPRCQEVVIFTRPCWSRGVSFPHGSSWVEDCNSCRCLDGHRDCSKVWCGRKPCLLSGQPSTLSAQCPPGQQCREKAVGQCLQPPCENWGECTAEEPLAPSTPCLPRTTHLDNNCARLTLRFNRDQVPQGTTVGAICSGIRALPATRAAARDRLLLLLCDRSSSGASAVEVAVSFSPARDLPDSSLIQSTAHAIVAAITQRGNSSLLLAVTEVKVETVVMGGSSTGLLVPVLCSVFSVLWLACVVICVWWTRKRRKERERSRLPRDESANNQWAPLNPIRNPIERPSSSGLGTGGHKDVLYQCKNFTPPPRRAGEALPGPAGHGPGGEDEEDEELSRGDGDSPEAEKFLSHKFTKDPSCSLGRPACWAPGPKVDNRAVRSTKDVRCAGRE